The following proteins are co-located in the Marispirochaeta aestuarii genome:
- a CDS encoding sigma 54-interacting transcriptional regulator, with translation MLKITFVIPYYDLEETVHKYLSEARHRDVSFDTTHIVGTEDVRKLKFDCDIIIARGITCAALREYHPEITVVEIPVTGYDVICALDECKRRFGARKIAVIGSVNMVYGSPVLNNIMDIEVMVYRVEKEGDASYYIHDAVERGADAIVGGLMTYNFALQTGLNATWIKSREDAIKQAVDEAIRTSEIKEKERERAEFFQIIMDYTHEGILAVDRSGRITAVNTSASRMLGFQRSILGRPVESVLSSDSISRVLERGEEDLGALELVGDSHVAANFVPIRIDNVVTGAVATLQNVSRIVEIENKIRKKILTKGHTAKYGFQDIVGRSDRIKTAISTAEKFSKVDANVLIFGETGTGKELFAHSIHRMSTRSQGPFVAVNCAALPEQLLESELFGYTEGAFTGAMKGGKAGLFEIAHEGTIFLDEVGEIPLPLQAKLLRVLQEREIMRIGHDRVIPIDVRIIAATNKDLGAMAKEGKFRQDILFRLDVLRINVPPLRQHREDVPLLMKHYLNLYRSRMGLPGVAVNPGAMGLLESYSWPGNVRELANLCERLSALCEENIVDCGDIEGLSADTPARSSLPDTAALQEDTVPELKTLEKQAILTAVEAAGGNYSQAARSLGISRSTLWRKMKSLGQE, from the coding sequence ATGCTCAAGATTACCTTTGTTATTCCCTATTATGATCTGGAAGAGACGGTCCACAAGTACCTGTCGGAGGCGCGACACAGGGATGTCAGTTTTGATACCACTCATATCGTCGGTACCGAAGATGTACGGAAACTGAAATTTGACTGTGATATCATTATCGCCAGGGGAATAACCTGTGCAGCCCTCAGGGAGTATCATCCTGAAATCACCGTGGTGGAGATCCCGGTTACGGGATACGATGTAATCTGCGCCCTGGATGAGTGTAAACGGCGTTTCGGGGCAAGAAAAATTGCTGTAATCGGCTCGGTAAATATGGTTTACGGATCCCCGGTGCTCAATAACATCATGGACATAGAGGTGATGGTTTACCGCGTGGAGAAGGAGGGTGATGCCTCCTACTATATCCACGATGCCGTTGAACGGGGAGCCGATGCCATTGTCGGCGGACTCATGACCTACAATTTCGCCCTGCAGACGGGACTCAATGCGACCTGGATAAAAAGCAGGGAGGATGCCATCAAGCAGGCGGTGGACGAAGCGATCCGTACCAGCGAAATAAAGGAAAAGGAGAGGGAACGGGCCGAGTTTTTTCAGATCATCATGGATTATACCCATGAGGGAATTCTCGCGGTGGACAGGTCCGGCCGCATCACTGCGGTGAATACCTCCGCTTCCAGGATGCTGGGTTTTCAGAGGAGTATTCTGGGGCGTCCGGTGGAGTCGGTGCTCTCATCGGACAGCATCTCCAGGGTTCTTGAACGGGGAGAAGAGGACCTGGGGGCCCTGGAACTCGTGGGCGATTCCCATGTGGCGGCGAACTTTGTACCCATCAGGATCGACAACGTCGTTACAGGGGCTGTAGCGACCCTTCAGAACGTCAGCCGGATTGTGGAAATAGAGAACAAGATCCGCAAGAAAATCCTTACCAAGGGACATACGGCTAAATACGGCTTTCAGGATATCGTCGGCCGGAGCGACAGGATAAAAACGGCCATCAGCACTGCCGAAAAGTTCAGTAAAGTGGATGCCAATGTGCTGATCTTCGGAGAGACGGGTACCGGAAAGGAACTCTTTGCCCACAGCATTCACCGCATGAGTACCCGGTCCCAGGGTCCCTTTGTGGCGGTCAACTGTGCAGCCCTGCCGGAGCAGCTTCTGGAAAGTGAACTCTTCGGATACACCGAAGGGGCCTTTACCGGCGCCATGAAGGGCGGAAAGGCCGGGCTCTTCGAAATTGCCCACGAGGGGACCATTTTTCTCGATGAGGTGGGGGAAATCCCGCTCCCCCTGCAGGCCAAACTCCTGAGGGTGCTCCAGGAACGGGAGATCATGCGCATAGGTCACGACCGGGTCATTCCCATCGATGTCAGGATCATAGCCGCCACCAACAAGGACCTTGGAGCCATGGCGAAGGAGGGAAAATTCCGGCAGGACATTCTTTTTCGTCTCGATGTGCTGCGCATCAATGTGCCCCCCCTGCGGCAGCACCGGGAGGATGTACCCCTGCTCATGAAGCACTACCTGAATCTCTATCGCAGCCGTATGGGACTTCCAGGAGTCGCGGTAAACCCCGGCGCCATGGGACTGCTGGAGTCCTACTCATGGCCGGGGAATGTACGGGAACTGGCCAATCTCTGCGAACGTCTCTCCGCCCTGTGCGAGGAGAACATAGTTGACTGCGGCGATATAGAGGGGCTCTCCGCTGATACTCCGGCGAGATCCTCCTTACCTGATACAGCAGCTCTGCAGGAAGATACGGTTCCGGAGCTGAAAACTCTGGAGAAGCAGGCCATCCTTACTGCGGTTGAGGCTGCGGGAGGTAACTATTCCCAGGCGGCCCGTTCTCTGGGGATAAGCCGAAGTACCCTGTGGCGAAAAATGAAGTCCCTGGG
- a CDS encoding TRAP transporter substrate-binding protein, whose amino-acid sequence MKKALVFMVLLLATAGIVWAGGGQEGGAASAEKPVVLRIAHTHTEEGLYYKGSEKFKELVEANSNGRIVVEHYPNGQLGADKDIQESIKLGTLELGLSSSPVVSLNDYFKLLDAPYLFVSREHVSRALDGELGEKMAKPLEAQNIKHLGYWENGFRQITNNVRPIYTPSDLAGIKLRTPESPVRMSTFKAFGANPVAMSFTEVFGALQQGIIDGQENPLATIYQASLHEVQKYLSLTGHVYSAVHLLMNNELFQSLPADLQKVLVDAGKETARYTRQLGAEADAKLADVMAQEGIEVNEADVKSFVDLSKPIWQTIASENKFQDAGDIMDQIAALAD is encoded by the coding sequence ATGAAGAAAGCACTGGTTTTTATGGTACTGTTGTTAGCAACTGCGGGAATCGTCTGGGCAGGCGGCGGACAGGAAGGAGGTGCTGCAAGCGCCGAAAAACCTGTGGTACTGAGAATCGCTCATACCCATACCGAAGAAGGTCTCTATTACAAAGGTTCAGAAAAGTTCAAGGAACTCGTTGAAGCCAATTCCAACGGCCGCATCGTCGTTGAGCACTATCCCAACGGACAGCTCGGAGCCGACAAGGACATTCAGGAGAGTATCAAGCTCGGAACCCTGGAACTGGGTCTATCCTCCTCTCCAGTCGTATCCCTGAACGATTACTTCAAGCTGCTCGACGCGCCTTACCTCTTTGTTAGCCGTGAGCACGTAAGCAGGGCCCTGGACGGTGAACTGGGAGAGAAGATGGCGAAGCCCCTGGAAGCCCAGAACATCAAACATCTGGGTTACTGGGAGAACGGTTTCCGGCAGATCACCAACAACGTCCGTCCCATATACACCCCCTCCGACCTGGCGGGTATCAAGCTCAGAACCCCTGAAAGCCCGGTGCGGATGAGCACCTTCAAGGCCTTTGGAGCCAATCCCGTTGCCATGTCCTTTACCGAGGTTTTCGGAGCCCTGCAGCAGGGGATCATCGACGGACAGGAGAACCCTCTTGCAACCATCTATCAGGCATCTCTCCATGAAGTGCAGAAGTACCTTTCCCTGACCGGACACGTCTACTCCGCGGTTCACCTGCTGATGAACAACGAGCTTTTCCAGTCCCTGCCCGCAGACCTGCAGAAGGTTCTCGTGGATGCCGGCAAGGAAACCGCCCGTTACACCAGGCAGCTCGGTGCCGAAGCCGATGCCAAACTCGCTGACGTAATGGCTCAGGAGGGCATCGAGGTCAATGAAGCGGATGTAAAATCCTTCGTAGATCTTTCCAAACCCATCTGGCAGACCATCGCTTCCGAAAACAAGTTTCAGGATGCAGGGGACATAATGGATCAGATCGCGGCCCTGGCCGACTGA
- a CDS encoding TRAP transporter small permease, whose translation MKEKLDRLVDSLMGVLVLGMTVVVSIAVFYRYVLDQPLSWTEEITRMFIVWLSFLGAYAAMRENKHIGFDLLVAKFSPRFKALTDLVGQILIGIFLLVVTYQGFIFSYEFLGVTMPYTDISIGWFYYSVFPVTGILMVTQTVLAILQTLKNLKAAQ comes from the coding sequence ATGAAAGAGAAGCTTGACAGGCTTGTCGATTCCCTGATGGGGGTACTGGTACTCGGCATGACCGTCGTAGTCTCGATAGCCGTCTTTTATCGCTATGTACTTGATCAGCCCCTATCCTGGACCGAAGAGATAACCCGAATGTTCATCGTCTGGCTCTCCTTTCTGGGAGCCTACGCCGCCATGAGAGAAAACAAGCATATCGGCTTCGATCTGCTGGTTGCCAAATTCTCCCCCAGATTCAAAGCCCTGACCGACCTGGTGGGGCAGATCCTGATCGGAATCTTCCTTCTTGTCGTAACCTACCAGGGCTTTATCTTTTCCTATGAATTTCTCGGAGTAACCATGCCCTACACGGACATATCGATCGGCTGGTTCTATTACAGCGTTTTTCCCGTGACCGGAATCCTGATGGTAACCCAGACCGTATTAGCCATCCTCCAAACCCTGAAAAACCTCAAGGCCGCACAATAA
- a CDS encoding TRAP transporter large permease, with protein sequence MLVVLIFGLMGLFIMLNLPVAFALGVTSLAFLTFATNVPLIVVVQRLLLGVDSFTLLGVPLFIFVGIMMNRTNLSQKIVDFAMALVGHMKGGLAMVNVVTSMFFAGISGTSMADTAAVGGVIIPAMIEKGYKPSFTGAVTAASSTIGIIIPPSVPMILYGVFVGLSVPTLFIAGLLPGIMIGAAMCLVSLIISIKEGYGSETKFSLKTLAKTFVESIPALILPLIILGGIMGGVFTTTEAAGAAASYIILYGLVTRELPPKKIFAAAKESALLSGQVMIIISVANLLGWVFAYAKIPQLLVNPFLNLTTNPYLFLWIVSAILIVAGTFLHGTAMLVIVIPLFLPIAAKLGIHPFHFAMVVMMCWGIGQQTPPVGSALYITCTLAKIDMWTLTKANMPFVGSLIAILAMVIHLPDFMVFAIPRALGML encoded by the coding sequence ATGTTAGTTGTGTTAATTTTCGGCCTTATGGGCCTTTTTATAATGCTGAACCTGCCGGTGGCCTTCGCCCTGGGAGTAACATCCCTGGCCTTCCTTACCTTTGCCACCAATGTTCCCCTTATCGTCGTTGTGCAGCGTCTTCTGCTGGGGGTCGACAGTTTTACCCTGCTGGGGGTTCCCCTCTTTATCTTCGTCGGAATCATGATGAACCGGACCAACCTGTCCCAGAAGATTGTCGACTTCGCCATGGCCCTGGTAGGGCACATGAAAGGGGGGCTGGCCATGGTTAACGTTGTAACCAGCATGTTCTTCGCGGGCATCTCCGGCACATCCATGGCTGACACTGCCGCGGTGGGAGGAGTCATTATCCCGGCGATGATCGAAAAGGGCTACAAGCCCTCTTTTACCGGGGCCGTTACCGCGGCTTCCTCGACCATCGGAATCATCATTCCCCCCAGCGTCCCCATGATTCTTTACGGTGTTTTCGTGGGATTGTCCGTACCGACCCTGTTCATAGCAGGACTTCTGCCGGGAATCATGATCGGTGCGGCCATGTGTCTGGTATCCCTTATCATCTCCATAAAGGAAGGTTACGGCTCCGAGACAAAGTTCTCCCTGAAGACCCTGGCTAAAACCTTTGTCGAGAGTATCCCCGCCCTGATACTGCCCCTCATTATTCTGGGCGGAATCATGGGGGGAGTATTCACCACCACCGAGGCTGCAGGAGCAGCGGCGTCCTACATAATTCTGTACGGTCTCGTTACCAGAGAACTGCCGCCGAAAAAGATATTTGCAGCGGCAAAAGAGTCCGCTCTCCTTTCGGGACAGGTAATGATTATCATCTCCGTGGCCAACCTGCTGGGCTGGGTCTTTGCCTACGCAAAAATTCCCCAGCTTCTGGTTAACCCTTTCCTGAACCTGACCACCAACCCCTACCTCTTTCTGTGGATCGTCTCTGCCATTCTGATTGTGGCAGGTACTTTCCTCCACGGAACAGCCATGCTGGTCATCGTCATACCCCTTTTCCTTCCCATCGCGGCAAAACTGGGTATACACCCCTTCCACTTTGCCATGGTGGTCATGATGTGCTGGGGTATCGGTCAGCAGACTCCTCCGGTAGGTTCAGCCCTCTACATCACCTGTACCCTGGCGAAAATAGATATGTGGACCCTGACCAAAGCGAACATGCCCTTTGTGGGTTCCCTGATCGCCATCCTGGCCATGGTTATCCACCTTCCTGATTTTATGGTATTCGCCATCCCCAGGGCACTGGGAATGTTATAA
- a CDS encoding 4-hydroxythreonine-4-phosphate dehydrogenase PdxA, translating to MSSDKKIRIAVTLGDAAGIGPELTAKLLSDPTVFDGTRIILIGDQRQWETGISVAGVKAPVPRIIESPDQIDSTPGDFLLLDYPTLDPSTVEYSKVDARAGKAVLDTLLFAIKVILEQKLDGFIFAPLNKEAMHKGGSPYGSELELFKEHFPNHKALEEINILDESWTMRVTSHVGIRDVASMISKENVLAAIRFVNAAMRAYGKENPRLAVAALNPHGGEHGLFGDEEGRAIEPAVGAARAEGISAEGPFPSDTVFIKLRDGIYDAVIAMYHDQCQIATKLMGFHRGVTYHAGFPVPITTPAHGTAFDIAGQGVADVGATRHAFKVVRNIALNARKA from the coding sequence ATGTCTTCCGACAAGAAAATCAGAATAGCTGTCACCCTCGGTGATGCCGCCGGCATAGGCCCGGAGCTGACAGCAAAACTCCTGTCTGACCCAACGGTCTTCGACGGGACCAGAATCATCCTGATAGGGGACCAGCGGCAATGGGAAACCGGTATCTCCGTGGCAGGCGTCAAGGCGCCGGTCCCCAGAATTATTGAATCCCCGGACCAGATAGACAGCACCCCAGGAGACTTCCTGCTGCTGGACTACCCCACCCTGGACCCCTCGACGGTGGAATACAGCAAGGTGGATGCCCGTGCGGGAAAAGCCGTCCTGGATACCCTGCTCTTCGCCATCAAGGTTATCCTGGAACAGAAACTCGACGGCTTCATCTTTGCGCCCCTGAACAAGGAAGCCATGCATAAAGGCGGGTCTCCCTACGGCAGCGAGCTGGAACTCTTCAAGGAGCATTTTCCGAACCACAAGGCCCTGGAAGAGATTAACATCCTGGATGAATCCTGGACCATGAGGGTAACCTCTCATGTCGGGATTCGGGATGTCGCTTCCATGATAAGCAAAGAGAACGTACTGGCCGCCATTCGTTTTGTCAACGCCGCCATGAGGGCCTACGGCAAGGAGAATCCCAGGCTCGCGGTTGCGGCCCTGAACCCTCACGGCGGGGAGCATGGCCTCTTCGGCGACGAAGAAGGACGGGCCATCGAACCAGCGGTCGGGGCGGCCAGGGCCGAAGGAATCAGCGCGGAGGGACCGTTCCCCTCCGATACGGTATTCATCAAGCTCAGGGACGGTATCTACGACGCGGTAATCGCCATGTACCATGACCAGTGCCAGATAGCTACCAAGCTGATGGGTTTCCACCGGGGGGTCACCTACCATGCCGGTTTTCCGGTCCCCATCACCACACCGGCCCATGGTACCGCCTTCGATATCGCGGGCCAGGGAGTTGCGGATGTCGGTGCTACCCGGCACGCATTCAAGGTGGTTCGAAATATTGCCCTCAACGCACGCAAAGCCTGA